From the Homo sapiens chromosome 1, GRCh38.p14 Primary Assembly genome, one window contains:
- the PLEKHN1 gene encoding pleckstrin homology domain-containing family N member 1 isoform d (isoform d is encoded by transcript variant 4) — MGNSHCVPQAPRRLRASFSRKPSLKGNREDSARMSAGLPGPEAARSGDAAANKLFHYIPGTDILDLENQRENLEQPFLSVFKKGRRRVPVRNLGKVVHYAKVQLRFQHSQDVSDCYLELFPAHLYFQAHGSEGLTFQGLLPLTELSVCPLEGSREHAFQITGVWDASRAPRGTPDPGLGEGPALWLRSTCVYVCALSALPAGPLPAPLLVLCPSRAELDRWLYHLEKQTALLGGPRRCHSAPPQGSCGDELPWTLQRRLTRLRTASGHEPGGSAVCASRVKLQHLPAQEQWDRLLVLYPTSLAIFSEELDGLCFKGELPLRAVHINLEEKEKQIRSFLIEGPLINTIRVVCASYEDYGHWLLCLRAVTHREGAPPLPGAESFPGSQVMGSGRGSLSSGGQTSWDSGCLAPPSTRTSHSLPESSVPSTVGCSSQHTPDQANSDRASIGRRRTELRRSGSSRSPGSKARAEGRGPVTPLHLDLTQLHRLSLESSPDAPDHTSETSHSPLYADPYTPPATSHRRVTDVRGLEEFLSAMQSARGPTPSSPLPSVPVSVPASDPRSCSSGPAGPYLLSKKGALQSRAAQRHRGSAKDGGPQPPDAPQLVSSAREGSPEPWLPLTDGRSPRRSRDPGYDHLWDETLSSSHQKCPQLGGPEASGGLVQWI, encoded by the exons ATGGGGAACAGCCACTGTGTCCCTCAGGCCCCCAGGAGGCTCCGGGCCTCCTTCTCCAGAAAGCCCTCGCTGAAGGGAAACAG AGAGGACAGCGCGCGGATGTCGGCCGGCCTGCCGGGCCCCGAGGCTGCTCGAAGCGGGGACGCCGCCGCCAACAAGCTCTTCCACTACATCCCGGGCACG GACATCCTGGACCTGGAGAACCAGCGAGAAAACCTGGAGCAGCCATTCCTGAGTGTGTTCAAGAAGGGGCGGCGGAGGGTGCCTGTGAGGAACCTGGGAAAAGTTGTGCATTACGCCAAGGTCCAGCTGCGGTTCCAGCACAGCCAG GATGTCAGCGACTGCTACCTGGAGCTATTCCCCGCCCACCTGTACTTCCAGGCCCACGGCTCGGAAGGACTCACATTTCAG GGGCTGTTACCGCTGACGGAGCTGAGTGTCTGCCCGCTCGAGGGGTCCCGAGAGCACGCCTTCCAGATCACAGGTGTTTGGGATGCTTCCCGGGCCCCCAGAGGCACTCCTGACCCAGGACTTGGAGAGGGGCCTGCCCTGTGGCTGCGgagcacgtgtgtgtatgtgtgtgccctCTCTGCCCTGCCCGCAGGCCCACTGCCCGCACCCCTCCTGGTGCTCTGCCCCAGCCGGGCCGAGCTGGACCGCTGGCTTTACCACCTGGAGAAGCAGACGGCCCTCCTCGGGGGGCCGCGGCGCTGCCACTCGGCACCCCCACAG GGGTCCTGCGGAGACGAACTCCCCTGGACTTTGCAGCGCCGTCTAACCCGGCTGCGGACGGCGTCAGGGCACGAACCCGGCGGCAGTGCTGTCTGTGCCTCGAGGGTCAAGCTGCAGCACCTGCCCGCACAG gaGCAGTGGGACCGGCTCTTGGTCCTGTACCCAACGTCCTTGGCCATTTTCTCCGAGGAGCTGGACGGGCTTTGCTTCAAG GGGGAGCTCCCACTCCGTGCCGTCCACATCAacctggaggagaaggagaagcagatCCGCTCCTTCCTGATTGAAG GCCCCCTCATCAACACCATCCGCGTGGTGTGCGCCAGCTACGAGGACTACGGTCACTGGCTGCTGTGCCTTCGCGCTGTCACCCACAGGGAGGGGGCCCCGCCGCTGCCTGGTGCCGAGAGCTTCCCAGGGTCGCAG GTTATGGGCAGTGGCCGAGGCTCACTCTCCTCAGGCGGACAGACCAGCTGGGACTCGGGGTGCTTGGCGCCCCCCTCCACCCGCACCAGCCACTCCCTGCCTGAGTCCTCAGTGCCATCCACCGTGGGCTGCTCCTCCCAGCACACACCG GACCAGGCCAACTCTGACCGTGCCAGCATTGGCCGACGGAGGACCGAGCTGAGACGCAGTGGCAGCAGCCGGTCACCCGGGAGCAAGGCCCGGGCAGAGGGCCGCGGCCCTGTCACCCCACTGCACCTGGACCTGACCCAG CTGCACAGGCTGAGCCTGGAGAGCAGCCCAGATGCCCCTGACCACACTTCGGAAACATCACACTCGCCCCTCTATGCCGACCCCTACACACCACCCGCCACCTCCCACCGCAGGGTCACAGATGTCCGGGGCCTGGAGGAG TTCCTCAGTGCCATGCAGAGTGCACGTGGACCCACGCCCTCGAGCCCACTCCCCTCGGTGCCTGTGTCTGTGCCTGCCTCTGACCCTCGCTCCTGCTCCTCCGGCCCCGCTGGCCCCTACTTGCTCTCCAAGAAGGGAGCCCTGCAGTCCAGAGCCGCTCAGAGACACCGGGGCTCAGCCAAGGATGGGGGGCCGCAGCCCCCAGACGCCCCTCAGCTT GTCTCCTCTGCCAGGGAAGGTTCGCCCGAACCCTGGCTGCCTCTGACAG ATGGTCGGTCCCCCAGGAGGAGCCGGGACCCCGGCTACGACCACCTCTGGGACGAGACTTTGTCTTCCTCCCACCAGAAGTGCCCCCAGCTTGGAGGGCCTGAGGCCAGTGGGGGGCTTGTGCAGTGGATCTGA
- the PLEKHN1 gene encoding pleckstrin homology domain-containing family N member 1 isoform a (isoform a is encoded by transcript variant 1): MGNSHCVPQAPRRLRASFSRKPSLKGNREDSARMSAGLPGPEAARSGDAAANKLFHYIPGTDILDLENQRENLEQPFLSVFKKGRRRVPVRNLGKVVHYAKVQLRFQHSQDVSDCYLELFPAHLYFQAHGSEGLTFQGLLPLTELSVCPLEGSREHAFQITGPLPAPLLVLCPSRAELDRWLYHLEKQTALLGGPRRCHSAPPQRRLTRLRTASGHEPGGSAVCASRVKLQHLPAQEQWDRLLVLYPTSLAIFSEELDGLCFKGELPLRAVHINLEEKEKQIRSFLIEGPLINTIRVVCASYEDYGHWLLCLRAVTHREGAPPLPGAESFPGSQVMGSGRGSLSSGGQTSWDSGCLAPPSTRTSHSLPESSVPSTVGCSSQHTPDQANSDRASIGRRRTELRRSGSSRSPGSKARAEGRGPVTPLHLDLTQLHRLSLESSPDAPDHTSETSHSPLYADPYTPPATSHRRVTDVRGLEEFLSAMQSARGPTPSSPLPSVPVSVPASDPRSCSSGPAGPYLLSKKGALQSRAAQRHRGSAKDGGPQPPDAPQLVSSAREGSPEPWLPLTDGRSPRRSRDPGYDHLWDETLSSSHQKCPQLGGPEASGGLVQWI, from the exons ATGGGGAACAGCCACTGTGTCCCTCAGGCCCCCAGGAGGCTCCGGGCCTCCTTCTCCAGAAAGCCCTCGCTGAAGGGAAACAG AGAGGACAGCGCGCGGATGTCGGCCGGCCTGCCGGGCCCCGAGGCTGCTCGAAGCGGGGACGCCGCCGCCAACAAGCTCTTCCACTACATCCCGGGCACG GACATCCTGGACCTGGAGAACCAGCGAGAAAACCTGGAGCAGCCATTCCTGAGTGTGTTCAAGAAGGGGCGGCGGAGGGTGCCTGTGAGGAACCTGGGAAAAGTTGTGCATTACGCCAAGGTCCAGCTGCGGTTCCAGCACAGCCAG GATGTCAGCGACTGCTACCTGGAGCTATTCCCCGCCCACCTGTACTTCCAGGCCCACGGCTCGGAAGGACTCACATTTCAG GGGCTGTTACCGCTGACGGAGCTGAGTGTCTGCCCGCTCGAGGGGTCCCGAGAGCACGCCTTCCAGATCACAG GCCCACTGCCCGCACCCCTCCTGGTGCTCTGCCCCAGCCGGGCCGAGCTGGACCGCTGGCTTTACCACCTGGAGAAGCAGACGGCCCTCCTCGGGGGGCCGCGGCGCTGCCACTCGGCACCCCCACAG CGCCGTCTAACCCGGCTGCGGACGGCGTCAGGGCACGAACCCGGCGGCAGTGCTGTCTGTGCCTCGAGGGTCAAGCTGCAGCACCTGCCCGCACAG gaGCAGTGGGACCGGCTCTTGGTCCTGTACCCAACGTCCTTGGCCATTTTCTCCGAGGAGCTGGACGGGCTTTGCTTCAAG GGGGAGCTCCCACTCCGTGCCGTCCACATCAacctggaggagaaggagaagcagatCCGCTCCTTCCTGATTGAAG GCCCCCTCATCAACACCATCCGCGTGGTGTGCGCCAGCTACGAGGACTACGGTCACTGGCTGCTGTGCCTTCGCGCTGTCACCCACAGGGAGGGGGCCCCGCCGCTGCCTGGTGCCGAGAGCTTCCCAGGGTCGCAG GTTATGGGCAGTGGCCGAGGCTCACTCTCCTCAGGCGGACAGACCAGCTGGGACTCGGGGTGCTTGGCGCCCCCCTCCACCCGCACCAGCCACTCCCTGCCTGAGTCCTCAGTGCCATCCACCGTGGGCTGCTCCTCCCAGCACACACCG GACCAGGCCAACTCTGACCGTGCCAGCATTGGCCGACGGAGGACCGAGCTGAGACGCAGTGGCAGCAGCCGGTCACCCGGGAGCAAGGCCCGGGCAGAGGGCCGCGGCCCTGTCACCCCACTGCACCTGGACCTGACCCAG CTGCACAGGCTGAGCCTGGAGAGCAGCCCAGATGCCCCTGACCACACTTCGGAAACATCACACTCGCCCCTCTATGCCGACCCCTACACACCACCCGCCACCTCCCACCGCAGGGTCACAGATGTCCGGGGCCTGGAGGAG TTCCTCAGTGCCATGCAGAGTGCACGTGGACCCACGCCCTCGAGCCCACTCCCCTCGGTGCCTGTGTCTGTGCCTGCCTCTGACCCTCGCTCCTGCTCCTCCGGCCCCGCTGGCCCCTACTTGCTCTCCAAGAAGGGAGCCCTGCAGTCCAGAGCCGCTCAGAGACACCGGGGCTCAGCCAAGGATGGGGGGCCGCAGCCCCCAGACGCCCCTCAGCTT GTCTCCTCTGCCAGGGAAGGTTCGCCCGAACCCTGGCTGCCTCTGACAG ATGGTCGGTCCCCCAGGAGGAGCCGGGACCCCGGCTACGACCACCTCTGGGACGAGACTTTGTCTTCCTCCCACCAGAAGTGCCCCCAGCTTGGAGGGCCTGAGGCCAGTGGGGGGCTTGTGCAGTGGATCTGA
- the PLEKHN1 gene encoding pleckstrin homology domain-containing family N member 1 isoform X2 — MGNSHCVPQAPRRLRASFSRKPSLKGNREDSARMSAGLPGPEAARSGDAAANKLFHYIPGTDILDLENQRENLEQPFLSVFKKGRRRVPVRNLGKVVHYAKVQLRFQHSQDVSDCYLELFPAHLYFQAHGSEGLTFQGLLPLTELSVCPLEGSREHAFQITGPLPAPLLVLCPSRAELDRWLYHLEKQTALLGGPRRCHSAPPQGSCGDELPWTLQRRLTRLRTASGHEPGGSAVCASRVKLQHLPAQEQWDRLLVLYPTSLAIFSEELDGLCFKGELPLRAVHINLEEKEKQIRSFLIEGPLINTIRVVCASYEDYGHWLLCLRAVTHREGAPPLPGAESFPGSQVMGSGRGSLSSGGQTSWDSGCLAPPSTRTSHSLPESSVPSTVGCSSQHTPDQANSDRASIGRRRTELRRSGSSRSPGSKARAEGRGPVTPLHLDLTQFLSAMQSARGPTPSSPLPSVPVSVPASDPRSCSSGPAGPYLLSKKGALQSRAAQRHRGSAKDGGPQPPDAPQLVSSAREGSPEPWLPLTDGRSPRRSRDPGYDHLWDETLSSSHQKCPQLGGPEASGGLVQWI, encoded by the exons ATGGGGAACAGCCACTGTGTCCCTCAGGCCCCCAGGAGGCTCCGGGCCTCCTTCTCCAGAAAGCCCTCGCTGAAGGGAAACAG AGAGGACAGCGCGCGGATGTCGGCCGGCCTGCCGGGCCCCGAGGCTGCTCGAAGCGGGGACGCCGCCGCCAACAAGCTCTTCCACTACATCCCGGGCACG GACATCCTGGACCTGGAGAACCAGCGAGAAAACCTGGAGCAGCCATTCCTGAGTGTGTTCAAGAAGGGGCGGCGGAGGGTGCCTGTGAGGAACCTGGGAAAAGTTGTGCATTACGCCAAGGTCCAGCTGCGGTTCCAGCACAGCCAG GATGTCAGCGACTGCTACCTGGAGCTATTCCCCGCCCACCTGTACTTCCAGGCCCACGGCTCGGAAGGACTCACATTTCAG GGGCTGTTACCGCTGACGGAGCTGAGTGTCTGCCCGCTCGAGGGGTCCCGAGAGCACGCCTTCCAGATCACAG GCCCACTGCCCGCACCCCTCCTGGTGCTCTGCCCCAGCCGGGCCGAGCTGGACCGCTGGCTTTACCACCTGGAGAAGCAGACGGCCCTCCTCGGGGGGCCGCGGCGCTGCCACTCGGCACCCCCACAG GGGTCCTGCGGAGACGAACTCCCCTGGACTTTGCAGCGCCGTCTAACCCGGCTGCGGACGGCGTCAGGGCACGAACCCGGCGGCAGTGCTGTCTGTGCCTCGAGGGTCAAGCTGCAGCACCTGCCCGCACAG gaGCAGTGGGACCGGCTCTTGGTCCTGTACCCAACGTCCTTGGCCATTTTCTCCGAGGAGCTGGACGGGCTTTGCTTCAAG GGGGAGCTCCCACTCCGTGCCGTCCACATCAacctggaggagaaggagaagcagatCCGCTCCTTCCTGATTGAAG GCCCCCTCATCAACACCATCCGCGTGGTGTGCGCCAGCTACGAGGACTACGGTCACTGGCTGCTGTGCCTTCGCGCTGTCACCCACAGGGAGGGGGCCCCGCCGCTGCCTGGTGCCGAGAGCTTCCCAGGGTCGCAG GTTATGGGCAGTGGCCGAGGCTCACTCTCCTCAGGCGGACAGACCAGCTGGGACTCGGGGTGCTTGGCGCCCCCCTCCACCCGCACCAGCCACTCCCTGCCTGAGTCCTCAGTGCCATCCACCGTGGGCTGCTCCTCCCAGCACACACCG GACCAGGCCAACTCTGACCGTGCCAGCATTGGCCGACGGAGGACCGAGCTGAGACGCAGTGGCAGCAGCCGGTCACCCGGGAGCAAGGCCCGGGCAGAGGGCCGCGGCCCTGTCACCCCACTGCACCTGGACCTGACCCAG TTCCTCAGTGCCATGCAGAGTGCACGTGGACCCACGCCCTCGAGCCCACTCCCCTCGGTGCCTGTGTCTGTGCCTGCCTCTGACCCTCGCTCCTGCTCCTCCGGCCCCGCTGGCCCCTACTTGCTCTCCAAGAAGGGAGCCCTGCAGTCCAGAGCCGCTCAGAGACACCGGGGCTCAGCCAAGGATGGGGGGCCGCAGCCCCCAGACGCCCCTCAGCTT GTCTCCTCTGCCAGGGAAGGTTCGCCCGAACCCTGGCTGCCTCTGACAG ATGGTCGGTCCCCCAGGAGGAGCCGGGACCCCGGCTACGACCACCTCTGGGACGAGACTTTGTCTTCCTCCCACCAGAAGTGCCCCCAGCTTGGAGGGCCTGAGGCCAGTGGGGGGCTTGTGCAGTGGATCTGA
- the PLEKHN1 gene encoding pleckstrin homology domain-containing family N member 1 isoform c (isoform c is encoded by transcript variant 3), translated as MGNSHCVPQAPRRLRASFSRKPSLKGNREDSARMSAGLPGPEAARSGDAAANKLFHYIPGTDILDLENQRENLEQPFLSVFKKGRRRVPVRNLGKVVHYAKVQLRFQHSQDVSDCYLELFPAHLYFQAHGSEGLTFQGLLPLTELSVCPLEGSREHAFQITGPLPAPLLVLCPSRAELDRWLYHLEKQTALLGGPRRCHSAPPQGSCGDELPWTLQRRLTRLRTASGHEPGGSAVCASRVKLQHLPAQEQWDRLLVLYPTSLAIFSEELDGLCFKGELPLRAVHINLEEKEKQIRSFLIEGPLINTIRVVCASYEDYGHWLLCLRAVTHREGAPPLPGAESFPGSQVMGSGRGSLSSGGQTSWDSGCLAPPSTRTSHSLPESSVPSTVGCSSQHTPDQANSDRASIGRRRTELRRSGSSRSPGSKARAEGRGPVTPLHLDLTQLHRLSLESSPDAPDHTSETSHSPLYADPYTPPATSHRRVTDVRGLEEFLSAMQSARGPTPSSPLPSVPVSVPASDPRSCSSGPAGPYLLSKKGALQSRAAQRHRGSAKDGGPQPPDAPQLVSSAREGSPEPWLPLTDGRSPRRSRDPGYDHLWDETLSSSHQKCPQLGGPEASGGLVQWI; from the exons ATGGGGAACAGCCACTGTGTCCCTCAGGCCCCCAGGAGGCTCCGGGCCTCCTTCTCCAGAAAGCCCTCGCTGAAGGGAAACAG AGAGGACAGCGCGCGGATGTCGGCCGGCCTGCCGGGCCCCGAGGCTGCTCGAAGCGGGGACGCCGCCGCCAACAAGCTCTTCCACTACATCCCGGGCACG GACATCCTGGACCTGGAGAACCAGCGAGAAAACCTGGAGCAGCCATTCCTGAGTGTGTTCAAGAAGGGGCGGCGGAGGGTGCCTGTGAGGAACCTGGGAAAAGTTGTGCATTACGCCAAGGTCCAGCTGCGGTTCCAGCACAGCCAG GATGTCAGCGACTGCTACCTGGAGCTATTCCCCGCCCACCTGTACTTCCAGGCCCACGGCTCGGAAGGACTCACATTTCAG GGGCTGTTACCGCTGACGGAGCTGAGTGTCTGCCCGCTCGAGGGGTCCCGAGAGCACGCCTTCCAGATCACAG GCCCACTGCCCGCACCCCTCCTGGTGCTCTGCCCCAGCCGGGCCGAGCTGGACCGCTGGCTTTACCACCTGGAGAAGCAGACGGCCCTCCTCGGGGGGCCGCGGCGCTGCCACTCGGCACCCCCACAG GGGTCCTGCGGAGACGAACTCCCCTGGACTTTGCAGCGCCGTCTAACCCGGCTGCGGACGGCGTCAGGGCACGAACCCGGCGGCAGTGCTGTCTGTGCCTCGAGGGTCAAGCTGCAGCACCTGCCCGCACAG gaGCAGTGGGACCGGCTCTTGGTCCTGTACCCAACGTCCTTGGCCATTTTCTCCGAGGAGCTGGACGGGCTTTGCTTCAAG GGGGAGCTCCCACTCCGTGCCGTCCACATCAacctggaggagaaggagaagcagatCCGCTCCTTCCTGATTGAAG GCCCCCTCATCAACACCATCCGCGTGGTGTGCGCCAGCTACGAGGACTACGGTCACTGGCTGCTGTGCCTTCGCGCTGTCACCCACAGGGAGGGGGCCCCGCCGCTGCCTGGTGCCGAGAGCTTCCCAGGGTCGCAG GTTATGGGCAGTGGCCGAGGCTCACTCTCCTCAGGCGGACAGACCAGCTGGGACTCGGGGTGCTTGGCGCCCCCCTCCACCCGCACCAGCCACTCCCTGCCTGAGTCCTCAGTGCCATCCACCGTGGGCTGCTCCTCCCAGCACACACCG GACCAGGCCAACTCTGACCGTGCCAGCATTGGCCGACGGAGGACCGAGCTGAGACGCAGTGGCAGCAGCCGGTCACCCGGGAGCAAGGCCCGGGCAGAGGGCCGCGGCCCTGTCACCCCACTGCACCTGGACCTGACCCAG CTGCACAGGCTGAGCCTGGAGAGCAGCCCAGATGCCCCTGACCACACTTCGGAAACATCACACTCGCCCCTCTATGCCGACCCCTACACACCACCCGCCACCTCCCACCGCAGGGTCACAGATGTCCGGGGCCTGGAGGAG TTCCTCAGTGCCATGCAGAGTGCACGTGGACCCACGCCCTCGAGCCCACTCCCCTCGGTGCCTGTGTCTGTGCCTGCCTCTGACCCTCGCTCCTGCTCCTCCGGCCCCGCTGGCCCCTACTTGCTCTCCAAGAAGGGAGCCCTGCAGTCCAGAGCCGCTCAGAGACACCGGGGCTCAGCCAAGGATGGGGGGCCGCAGCCCCCAGACGCCCCTCAGCTT GTCTCCTCTGCCAGGGAAGGTTCGCCCGAACCCTGGCTGCCTCTGACAG ATGGTCGGTCCCCCAGGAGGAGCCGGGACCCCGGCTACGACCACCTCTGGGACGAGACTTTGTCTTCCTCCCACCAGAAGTGCCCCCAGCTTGGAGGGCCTGAGGCCAGTGGGGGGCTTGTGCAGTGGATCTGA